One segment of Anastrepha obliqua isolate idAnaObli1 chromosome 3, idAnaObli1_1.0, whole genome shotgun sequence DNA contains the following:
- the LOC129242539 gene encoding chorion protein S19 gives MKQFTCLSLALFASLAVAQAYGPPSPLPPPPPSYGGGSGGYGAPAIQQVSLAGLSKLVNIGAVERYLNGPAASYSGQNSGSYAPAKYIAAASGPSRGTVISSSYSEAPASYGGGASSGGYGGGNGGYGGAPVPILCGGNGIPCGHGGGNGGYGGAPVPIISGYGGAARPKYQVLAAHVTQINPGKNNYKAYQTPIRYSSVALPIVPNGSVANLYVPENKGYGSSGSSYGGGSSSY, from the exons ATGAAACAGTTCACG tgTCTCTCTTTAGCTTTGTTCGCTTCCCTTGCAGTGGCGCAAGCTTATGGACCACCAAGTCCTCTTCCTCCACCTCCCCCAAGTTATGGTGGTGGATCAGGAGGTTATGGAGCTCCTGCTATCCAACAAGTGAGTTTGGCTGGTCTCTCCAAGCTGGTGAACATCGGCGCCGTTGAGAGGTATTTGAATGGCCCTGCAGCTTCCTACTCTGGCCAGAACTCTGGTTCGTATGCCCCGGCTAAGTACATTGCGGCAGCATCAGGGCCCTCTCGCGGCACGGTAATATCATCTAGCTATAGTGAAGCGCCTGCTAGCTATGGTGGAGGAGCATCATCGGGCGGCTATGGAGGCGGTAATGGAGGCTATGGAGGCGCACCAGTACCAATTCTTTGTGGTGGCAATGGAATACCCTGTGGGCATGGAGGCGGTAATGGAGGCTATGGAGGCGCTCCAGTACCAATCATTTCTGGTTATGGTGGCGCTGCTCGTCCCAAATACCAAGTCCTCGCCGCTCACGTGACCCAGATCAACCCCGGCAAGAACAACTATAAAGCCTACCAGACTCCCATTAGATATAGTTCTGTGGCGCTCCCAATTGTGCCAAATGGTTCAGTTGCCAATTTGTACGTTCCTGAAAATAAGGGATATGGCTCATCTGGCAGCTCCTATGGTGGCGGTTCCAGCAGCTATTAA